Proteins from one Deinococcus aestuarii genomic window:
- a CDS encoding erythromycin esterase family protein, producing the protein MPDHTPPPLGWDLTEPHTALSSFLGTLPAPPRLLALGEPTHGLDAFPAWRNRVFRTLVERHGFRSIAIESDSIAGLRVNAHVTSGHGSLDEVMRTGFSHGFGAVRANRELVEWMRDFNTGREPGDHLRFYGFDPPLEFWAPSPRASLHAFLSAHLDGVPVDAATLERLCGEDARWANPAAVMDPAQSIGDNDEARQLRRLADDLSTLLRTAAPGLAAQPGLWEAQLHARTATGLLRYHARLADRAPNRDRLERASALRDLMMADNLSAVAGREEERGPTLVFAHNAHLQRHISAMRLGDLRVEWWSAGAHVGTRLGRRYAFIASDLGRAPEKGVGEPAPDTLAGALMDRAGPATLFASRRLSAALPQPLVRRTDVPVQAGYFPLEARHLLLADGVLFVRDATS; encoded by the coding sequence ATGCCAGACCACACCCCACCTCCGCTGGGCTGGGACCTGACCGAGCCACACACCGCCCTCTCCTCTTTTCTGGGCACCCTGCCCGCCCCACCGCGACTGCTCGCCCTGGGGGAGCCCACCCACGGTCTCGACGCCTTCCCCGCCTGGCGCAACCGCGTCTTTCGCACGCTGGTCGAACGCCACGGATTCCGGTCCATCGCCATCGAGAGTGACAGCATCGCTGGGCTGCGGGTGAATGCCCACGTCACGTCGGGCCACGGCTCCCTGGATGAGGTCATGCGGACGGGCTTCAGCCACGGCTTCGGCGCGGTGAGGGCCAATCGGGAACTGGTCGAGTGGATGCGGGACTTCAATACGGGCCGTGAGCCCGGAGACCACCTGCGTTTCTACGGTTTCGACCCTCCCCTGGAGTTCTGGGCCCCCAGCCCCCGGGCCAGCCTGCACGCCTTCCTGAGCGCGCATCTGGATGGCGTTCCCGTGGACGCGGCCACCCTCGAACGCCTCTGCGGGGAAGACGCCCGCTGGGCCAACCCGGCGGCCGTCATGGACCCGGCGCAGTCCATCGGCGACAACGACGAAGCGCGGCAGCTCCGGCGGCTGGCCGACGACCTCTCCACCCTGCTGCGAACCGCGGCGCCGGGGCTGGCCGCACAGCCCGGCCTCTGGGAGGCGCAGTTGCACGCTCGGACGGCGACGGGCCTCCTGCGCTACCACGCGCGGCTGGCGGACCGGGCGCCGAACCGGGACCGCCTGGAGCGAGCGTCGGCGTTGCGGGACCTGATGATGGCGGACAACCTGAGCGCCGTCGCCGGGCGAGAAGAGGAGCGCGGGCCGACCCTCGTGTTTGCCCACAACGCCCACCTGCAACGCCACATCAGCGCGATGAGACTGGGCGACCTCAGGGTGGAGTGGTGGAGCGCCGGGGCACATGTCGGCACCCGCCTCGGCCGCCGGTACGCCTTCATTGCGAGTGACCTGGGAAGGGCGCCGGAAAAGGGCGTCGGGGAACCGGCCCCGGACACGCTGGCGGGCGCCCTGATGGACCGGGCCGGTCCGGCCACCCTGTTCGCCTCCCGGCGGCTGAGCGCCGCGCTCCCACAGCCCCTGGTCAGGAGGACGGACGTTCCTGTCCAGGCCGGGTACTTTCCCCTGGAGGCGCGACACCTGCTCCTCGCGGACGGCGTGCTCTTCGTGAGGGACGCGACGAGCTGA
- the fdhF gene encoding formate dehydrogenase subunit alpha, translating into MPVAGPEIQISIDGGSYAARPGEHLVDALNRARVELPQVCYHPQLGPIQTCDTCIVEVNGGLVRACATPVSEGMQVRTAVQAAQTAREEAFDRILANHLLYCTVCDNNNGNCTVHNTTKLMGVQHQNRPFQPKPYAKDETNPFYRYDPDQCILCGRCVEACQNLQVNETLTINWEDPNPRVLWDGGKPIDESSCVSCGHCVTVCPCNALMEKSMLGEAGYFTGMELPVFNSAVAIVKNVEPSVGYVPILNVSEIEAAGREGYIERTKTVCTYCGVGCSFEVWTKDRHILKIEPFDGPANGVSTCIKGKFGWDYVNSTERLTTPLIREGNGFREATWDEALGLIARRITEIRRESGPDALAFIASSKTTNEEGFLMQKLARSVVGTNNMDNCSRYCQSPATMGLWRTVGYGGDSGGIIDLEKAGLVIGIGTNTAESHPVLATRVKRAHKLRGQKLIVADLREHEMARRADLFVQPNPGTDFVWLNAVSRYILDHGLEKKDFLAQWVNGMEEFRASLEGYTLEYAEQVTGISQDKIRQIAEEVATADGTCVMWAMGVTQQMGGSETSTAISNMLLVSGNYMRPGAGSYPLRGHNNVQGASDMGAMPGFVTGYQRVDDPAVRAKYAAIWGTELPVNKGLDNHEMVHAIHEGKLRAMYLKGEEMSIVDSNANYVDAALEKLDFFVVQDVFFSHTASFADVVLPASPSLEKDGTFTNTERRIQRLYKAMEPMGGSKPDWEIIQLVANRLGAGWTYTHPSQIMDEIASLTPLYAGVNYARLEGFKSLQWPVHPDGTDTPLLFVDGFPFPDKKARLYPAEFVAPVEPPTEEYDLHFNNGRMLEHFHEGNMTFKAPGIVAKVPGTFVEVSPELAQQRGLKSGSLVRLVSRHGAVRLPVLVTNRVIGKQLYMPMNTQDAAQAVNRLTGSHADHVTHTPAYKDTAVRMEILSVDGTPPLPRTNHRFGHPTPQRGVEVERKWRRPDYVFPGSSLTMMEGGSLNARSDYVGGADD; encoded by the coding sequence ATGCCCGTGGCTGGACCCGAAATCCAGATTTCGATTGACGGCGGCTCGTACGCCGCGCGGCCAGGCGAACACCTGGTCGACGCCCTCAACCGTGCCCGGGTCGAGCTGCCCCAGGTGTGCTACCACCCGCAGCTCGGCCCGATCCAGACCTGCGACACCTGCATCGTCGAGGTGAACGGGGGGCTCGTCCGCGCCTGTGCCACCCCCGTGAGCGAGGGAATGCAGGTCCGCACCGCCGTCCAGGCCGCCCAAACGGCCCGCGAGGAGGCCTTCGACCGCATCCTCGCCAACCACCTGCTGTACTGCACCGTCTGCGATAACAACAACGGCAACTGCACGGTCCACAACACGACCAAGCTGATGGGGGTGCAGCACCAGAACCGCCCCTTCCAGCCCAAGCCGTACGCCAAGGACGAGACCAACCCCTTCTACCGCTACGACCCCGACCAGTGCATCCTCTGCGGGCGCTGCGTGGAGGCGTGCCAGAACCTCCAGGTCAACGAGACCCTGACGATCAACTGGGAGGACCCCAATCCCCGCGTGCTGTGGGACGGCGGCAAGCCCATCGACGAGTCGAGCTGCGTGAGCTGCGGGCACTGCGTCACCGTCTGCCCGTGCAACGCGCTGATGGAGAAGTCGATGCTGGGCGAGGCGGGCTACTTCACGGGGATGGAGCTGCCGGTCTTCAACTCCGCCGTCGCCATCGTGAAGAACGTCGAGCCGTCGGTCGGGTACGTGCCGATCCTGAACGTCTCCGAGATCGAGGCGGCCGGGCGCGAGGGGTACATCGAGCGGACGAAGACGGTCTGCACCTACTGCGGCGTTGGCTGCTCCTTCGAGGTGTGGACGAAGGACCGACACATCCTCAAGATCGAGCCCTTCGACGGGCCCGCCAACGGCGTGAGCACCTGCATCAAGGGCAAGTTCGGCTGGGACTACGTGAACAGCACCGAGCGGCTGACCACGCCCCTGATCCGTGAAGGGAACGGCTTCCGGGAGGCGACGTGGGACGAGGCGCTGGGCCTGATCGCGCGGCGGATCACCGAGATCAGGCGGGAGAGCGGGCCGGACGCGCTGGCCTTTATCGCCTCGTCCAAGACGACGAACGAGGAGGGCTTCCTGATGCAGAAGCTCGCCCGGTCGGTGGTCGGCACGAACAACATGGACAACTGCTCGCGCTACTGCCAGAGCCCCGCCACGATGGGCCTGTGGCGCACGGTGGGCTACGGCGGCGACTCGGGCGGCATCATTGATCTGGAGAAAGCCGGGCTCGTCATCGGCATCGGGACGAACACGGCGGAGAGCCACCCCGTCCTCGCCACGCGGGTCAAGCGGGCGCACAAGCTGCGCGGCCAGAAGCTGATCGTCGCCGACCTGCGCGAACACGAGATGGCGCGGCGGGCCGACCTCTTCGTGCAGCCCAACCCCGGCACCGACTTCGTGTGGCTGAACGCGGTGAGCCGCTACATCCTCGACCACGGGCTGGAGAAAAAGGACTTTCTGGCGCAGTGGGTCAACGGCATGGAGGAGTTCCGGGCCAGCCTGGAGGGCTACACCCTGGAGTACGCCGAGCAGGTGACGGGCATCTCCCAGGACAAGATTCGCCAGATCGCCGAGGAAGTCGCCACGGCGGACGGCACCTGCGTCATGTGGGCGATGGGCGTGACCCAGCAGATGGGCGGCAGCGAGACGAGCACGGCGATTTCCAACATGTTGCTCGTCAGCGGGAACTACATGCGGCCCGGCGCAGGCTCGTACCCCCTGCGCGGGCACAACAACGTGCAGGGCGCCTCCGACATGGGCGCGATGCCCGGTTTCGTCACGGGATACCAGCGGGTCGATGACCCCGCCGTGCGCGCCAAGTACGCGGCGATCTGGGGCACCGAACTCCCCGTCAACAAGGGCCTCGACAACCACGAGATGGTCCACGCCATCCACGAGGGCAAGCTCCGCGCGATGTACCTCAAGGGCGAGGAGATGAGCATCGTGGACTCCAACGCCAACTACGTGGACGCGGCGCTGGAGAAGCTCGACTTCTTCGTCGTGCAGGACGTGTTCTTCAGCCACACGGCGAGCTTTGCCGACGTGGTGCTCCCCGCGAGCCCCAGCCTGGAGAAGGACGGCACCTTCACGAACACCGAGCGGCGCATCCAGCGGCTCTACAAGGCGATGGAGCCGATGGGCGGCAGCAAGCCCGACTGGGAAATCATCCAGCTCGTCGCCAACCGCCTCGGGGCCGGGTGGACCTACACGCACCCCTCGCAGATCATGGACGAGATCGCCAGCCTGACGCCCCTGTACGCGGGTGTGAATTACGCGCGGCTGGAGGGCTTCAAGTCGCTGCAATGGCCGGTTCACCCCGACGGCACGGACACACCCTTGCTGTTCGTGGACGGCTTTCCCTTCCCAGACAAGAAGGCGCGGCTCTACCCCGCCGAGTTCGTCGCGCCGGTCGAGCCGCCGACCGAGGAGTACGACCTGCACTTCAACAACGGTCGGATGCTGGAGCACTTCCACGAGGGGAACATGACCTTCAAAGCGCCCGGCATCGTGGCAAAGGTGCCCGGCACGTTCGTGGAGGTGTCGCCGGAGCTGGCCCAACAGCGGGGACTCAAGAGTGGGTCCCTCGTGCGCCTCGTCTCGCGGCACGGGGCGGTGCGCCTGCCCGTCCTCGTGACGAACCGGGTGATCGGCAAGCAGCTCTACATGCCGATGAATACGCAGGACGCCGCGCAGGCCGTCAACCGCCTGACGGGCAGCCACGCCGACCACGTGACCCATACGCCCGCCTACAAGGACACGGCGGTGCGGATGGAGATCCTGAGCGTGGACGGCACGCCGCCCCTGCCGCGCACCAACCACCGTTTCGGCCACCCCACCCCGCAGCGGGGCGTGGAGGTCGAGCGCAAGTGGCGGCGGCCCGACTACGTGTTCCCCGGCTCCAGCCTGACGATGATGGAGGGCGGCAGCCTGAACGCGCGCTCGGACTACGTGGGCGGGGCGGACGACTGA
- a CDS encoding DUF1641 domain-containing protein, which translates to MAKSLQYTPRPRTPQEELAEASAQNAEALVEGLKLLSVLHDHGVLDVLNKVVRGGGGLAGEGLHILERGSSTHVIRNLLEVVRVLTELDPQSVGTLGRALNEGVNEGAKRVARGERVGLGELVGLMRDPDIQVALTALFGTLKGFGHALRQADAQMHEPVEERRTSGERLA; encoded by the coding sequence ATGGCGAAATCACTGCAATACACGCCCCGCCCCAGGACGCCACAGGAGGAACTGGCCGAGGCGAGCGCCCAGAACGCCGAGGCGCTGGTGGAGGGCCTGAAACTCCTGAGCGTCCTGCACGACCACGGCGTGCTCGACGTGCTGAACAAGGTCGTGCGGGGCGGCGGCGGGCTCGCGGGCGAGGGCCTGCACATCCTGGAGCGGGGCAGCTCGACGCACGTCATCCGCAACCTGCTGGAGGTCGTGCGGGTGCTCACCGAACTCGACCCCCAGAGCGTCGGCACCCTGGGGCGAGCGCTCAACGAGGGAGTGAACGAGGGGGCCAAGCGGGTGGCCCGCGGGGAGCGGGTGGGCCTGGGCGAACTCGTCGGGCTGATGCGCGACCCGGACATTCAGGTGGCGCTGACGGCCCTCTTCGGCACCCTGAAGGGCTTCGGCCACGCCCTGCGGCAGGCGGACGCCCAGATGCACGAGCCGGTGGAGGAACGCCGGACCAGCGGGGAACGCCTCGCGTGA
- the pucL gene encoding factor-independent urate hydroxylase gives MTQTRNAPAKVQVRLGENNYGKAEVKLMKVWRDTARHAIRELTVRVAMTGDFDAAHAEGDNTDLVATDTVRNTVYGLAREGFTGSPEAFGKELITHFVKAGPRVTGGFAEFTEFLWERLSVGGEGHDHAFVRQMPQRTARVEGDGQSFKVTSGLENLYVLKTTQSGWAGYLLNERFTTLPETTDRIMATFVTAKWEYNTDEVDYDDVWNRVYRQIQETFTDHYSPSLQNTLFLMGQAVLTACPEVSRIWFQMPNKHHLKYNLERFGLANDNEIFHVDPEPYGLMEAWVERAE, from the coding sequence ATGACGCAGACCCGGAATGCCCCGGCCAAGGTGCAGGTTCGTCTCGGCGAGAACAACTACGGCAAGGCGGAAGTCAAGCTGATGAAGGTCTGGCGGGACACGGCGCGCCACGCCATCCGCGAGCTGACCGTGCGCGTCGCCATGACCGGCGACTTCGACGCCGCGCACGCCGAGGGCGACAACACCGACCTCGTGGCGACCGACACCGTGCGGAACACGGTCTACGGCCTCGCCAGGGAGGGCTTCACGGGCAGCCCCGAGGCCTTCGGCAAGGAGCTGATCACCCACTTCGTGAAGGCCGGGCCGAGGGTCACGGGGGGCTTCGCCGAGTTCACCGAGTTCCTGTGGGAGCGCCTTTCCGTGGGCGGCGAGGGCCACGACCACGCCTTCGTGCGCCAGATGCCCCAGCGCACCGCGCGGGTAGAGGGGGACGGGCAGAGTTTCAAGGTGACCTCGGGGCTGGAGAACCTCTACGTCCTCAAGACGACGCAGAGCGGCTGGGCCGGGTATCTGCTGAACGAGCGCTTCACCACCCTGCCGGAGACGACCGACCGCATCATGGCGACCTTCGTCACGGCGAAGTGGGAGTACAACACGGACGAGGTGGACTACGACGACGTGTGGAACCGGGTCTACCGCCAGATTCAGGAGACCTTCACCGACCACTACTCGCCGAGCCTCCAGAACACCCTGTTCCTGATGGGGCAGGCGGTGCTGACGGCGTGCCCGGAGGTCTCGCGCATCTGGTTCCAGATGCCGAACAAGCACCACCTGAAGTACAACCTGGAGCGCTTCGGGCTGGCGAACGACAACGAGATCTTCCACGTGGACCCCGAGCCCTACGGCCTGATGGAGGCGTGGGTGGAGCGGGCCGAGTGA
- a CDS encoding ThuA domain-containing protein, whose translation MTQPRVTIWNEFRHEHENPAVRAIYPQGIHQAIADGLRAQGLTEVRTATLDEPEHGLTQEVLDSTDVLVWWGHKAHGAVSDEVVDRVVARVWDGMGLIVLHSGHFSKPFKRLMGTSCDLKWREATDKERLWVVNPAHPIAHGVGEYLELPAEEMYGEHFDIPAPDELIFVSWFTGGEVFRSGCTFTRGSGKIFYFRPGHETYPTYHHEGVLRVIANGSRWAAPTASAPRAFGNRQPLEPLPERAGEGA comes from the coding sequence ATGACCCAGCCCCGCGTCACCATCTGGAACGAGTTCCGCCACGAGCACGAGAACCCCGCCGTCCGGGCGATCTACCCGCAGGGCATCCACCAGGCCATCGCCGACGGGCTGCGCGCCCAGGGGCTGACGGAGGTCCGCACCGCCACCCTCGACGAGCCGGAACACGGGCTGACGCAGGAGGTCCTGGACTCGACCGACGTGCTCGTCTGGTGGGGGCACAAGGCGCACGGGGCCGTCTCGGACGAGGTGGTGGACCGGGTGGTCGCCCGCGTGTGGGACGGCATGGGGCTGATCGTGCTGCACTCGGGGCACTTCAGCAAGCCCTTCAAGCGGCTGATGGGCACGAGCTGCGACCTGAAGTGGCGCGAGGCGACCGACAAGGAGCGGCTGTGGGTGGTCAACCCCGCCCACCCCATCGCGCACGGGGTCGGCGAGTATCTGGAGCTGCCCGCCGAGGAGATGTACGGCGAGCACTTCGACATCCCCGCGCCCGACGAACTGATCTTCGTGAGCTGGTTCACCGGGGGCGAGGTCTTCCGGTCGGGCTGCACCTTCACGCGCGGGAGCGGGAAGATCTTCTACTTCCGGCCCGGGCACGAGACGTATCCGACCTACCACCACGAGGGCGTGCTGCGGGTGATCGCCAACGGGTCGCGCTGGGCCGCGCCGACGGCGAGCGCTCCCCGCGCGTTCGGGAACCGCCAGCCCCTGGAGCCCCTGCCCGAGCGGGCGGGAGAGGGCGCATGA
- a CDS encoding nucleobase:cation symporter-2 family protein codes for MTPGTVPTRSVHPVDEVPPAGRMVAFGLQHVLSMYAGIIAVPLVLATAIGLNPDQIVRIVNASFFMCGVATLIQTIGFPGFGAKLPIVQGTTFAALASMIAIGRDYGLPGIYGAVIVAGLFTVLLAPYFSRLLRFFPPVVAGTVITIIGVALLPVAIRWAGGGNPAAETFGAPANLGLAALTLVFVLLVTRFARGFWGRIAVLLGLVFGTVVAAIFGQASFATVGTAAAVGFTPPFFFGVPTFALVPILSMILVMLVVMVETTADLLAIGEITDKPVDARVVADGLRADGLSTALGGVFNVFPFTAFAQNVGLVRFTGIKSRFVVAAAGVILILLGFFPKLGALVASIPLPVLGGAGLVLFGTVAAAGIQTLSRVNMADTRNLTIVAVSIAVGVIPSTVPTLYEKLPDWAGLFLESGITAGALAAILLNILFNIVGQPRAERSYTADATAHAPEVGDVH; via the coding sequence ATGACCCCAGGAACCGTGCCCACCCGCTCCGTCCACCCCGTCGACGAGGTTCCGCCGGCCGGACGCATGGTGGCCTTCGGGCTGCAACACGTGCTGAGCATGTACGCCGGGATCATCGCGGTGCCGCTGGTGCTCGCCACGGCCATCGGCCTGAATCCCGACCAGATCGTGCGGATCGTGAACGCGAGCTTTTTCATGTGCGGGGTCGCCACCCTGATCCAGACGATTGGATTCCCGGGTTTCGGGGCCAAGCTCCCTATCGTGCAGGGCACGACTTTCGCGGCGCTGGCGAGCATGATCGCCATTGGGCGGGACTACGGGCTGCCGGGCATCTACGGGGCGGTGATCGTGGCGGGGCTTTTCACGGTGCTGCTCGCGCCGTACTTCTCGCGCCTGCTGCGCTTCTTTCCTCCGGTGGTCGCGGGTACCGTCATCACCATCATCGGGGTGGCGCTGCTGCCCGTGGCGATCCGCTGGGCGGGGGGCGGCAACCCGGCCGCCGAGACCTTCGGCGCTCCCGCCAACCTGGGGCTCGCCGCGCTGACCCTGGTGTTCGTGCTGCTGGTGACGCGCTTCGCCCGGGGCTTCTGGGGCCGGATCGCCGTGCTGCTGGGGCTGGTCTTCGGCACGGTGGTCGCGGCGATCTTCGGTCAGGCGTCCTTCGCCACCGTGGGCACGGCCGCCGCCGTCGGCTTCACGCCGCCCTTCTTCTTCGGGGTGCCGACCTTCGCCCTGGTGCCGATCCTGTCCATGATCCTGGTGATGCTCGTCGTGATGGTGGAAACGACCGCCGACCTCCTCGCCATCGGGGAAATTACGGACAAGCCGGTGGATGCCCGGGTGGTGGCGGACGGCCTGCGCGCCGACGGCCTCTCGACGGCGCTCGGCGGGGTGTTCAACGTCTTCCCCTTCACCGCCTTCGCGCAGAATGTCGGCCTGGTGCGCTTCACCGGGATCAAGAGCCGCTTCGTGGTCGCGGCGGCGGGCGTGATCCTGATCCTGCTGGGCTTTTTCCCCAAGCTCGGCGCGCTGGTCGCCTCGATCCCGCTGCCGGTGCTGGGCGGGGCCGGGCTGGTGCTGTTCGGCACCGTGGCGGCGGCGGGCATCCAGACCCTCTCGCGGGTGAACATGGCCGACACCCGCAACCTCACCATCGTGGCGGTCAGTATCGCGGTGGGCGTGATCCCCTCCACCGTGCCCACCCTCTACGAGAAGCTGCCGGACTGGGCGGGCCTTTTCCTGGAGAGCGGCATCACCGCCGGGGCGCTCGCCGCGATCCTGCTCAACATCCTCTTCAACATCGTCGGGCAGCCCCGCGCCGAGCGGTCCTACACCGCCGACGCCACGGCACACGCGCCCGAAGTGGGAGACGTCCATTGA
- the uraH gene encoding hydroxyisourate hydrolase: MSGHSGLTTHVLDTARGRPAAGVRVELFRVEGTERRRVTEAVTNGDGRTDAPLIERGSLSPGTFELTFHVAPYFEGFGAASQPPFLDLVTLRFTVGDTSGHYHVPLVMTPWSYSTYRGS; this comes from the coding sequence GTGAGCGGACACTCGGGCCTCACCACGCACGTCCTCGACACGGCGAGGGGCCGCCCCGCCGCCGGGGTGCGGGTGGAACTCTTCCGGGTGGAGGGCACGGAGCGCCGCAGGGTGACGGAGGCGGTGACGAACGGGGACGGGCGCACCGACGCGCCGCTGATCGAGCGCGGGAGCCTCTCTCCCGGCACCTTCGAGCTGACCTTCCACGTCGCCCCCTACTTCGAGGGGTTCGGGGCCGCCTCTCAGCCCCCCTTTCTCGACCTCGTGACGCTGCGCTTTACCGTCGGCGACACCTCCGGGCACTACCACGTGCCGCTGGTGATGACGCCCTGGTCGTACTCCACCTACCGGGGGAGCTGA
- a CDS encoding MarR family winged helix-turn-helix transcriptional regulator: MTSSPTSDFLTRIRDDWERVRPGLDSGPMLTVVLLGRLHAALGRGTEPTYLPDGINAAGWDLLLTLYRSAPPEGLTPTGLSTLAAISGPSMTNRIQRLLEKQLVERRGGEEDRRSVRIHLSPQGRALVERLLPDHLARTARVLSALDPAETEQLRYLAARLLGGLEAQDEASAQAPD, encoded by the coding sequence ATGACCTCCTCCCCGACCTCCGACTTTCTCACGCGCATCCGGGACGACTGGGAACGGGTCCGGCCCGGGCTCGACTCGGGCCCGATGTTGACGGTGGTGTTGCTGGGCCGCCTCCACGCCGCCCTGGGCCGGGGGACCGAGCCTACGTACCTGCCCGACGGGATCAACGCGGCGGGCTGGGACCTGCTGCTGACGCTGTACCGTTCCGCGCCCCCGGAAGGCCTGACGCCCACCGGGCTCAGCACCCTCGCCGCCATCAGCGGGCCGTCGATGACGAACCGGATTCAGCGTTTGCTGGAAAAGCAGTTGGTGGAGCGGCGCGGCGGGGAAGAGGACCGCCGCTCGGTCCGGATTCACCTCAGCCCGCAGGGACGCGCCCTGGTGGAACGCCTCTTGCCCGACCATCTCGCCCGCACGGCCCGGGTCCTGTCCGCGCTCGACCCGGCGGAGACCGAACAACTCCGCTACCTCGCCGCCCGGTTGCTCGGGGGGCTGGAGGCCCAGGACGAGGCGTCCGCGCAGGCGCCAGACTGA
- a CDS encoding Gfo/Idh/MocA family protein, producing the protein MTQVLNVGIIGAGAISSRHYEGYRLAGANVVAFADPSEVTRTGREGEWQARGYADFEAMLEREAIQAVSICTPNAFHAPAALAALGRGIHVLCEKPLSLDLAACDAMIAAAREAGVVLQTNHHLRSNPLVETARRLIDEGRIGRVTFMRLRQAHDWGGAPEVRGAFGSLAASGGGTLLDNGCHLMDLARYLGGEVRSIYARMNTLKFDIEVEDTAVANLEFESGALASVETAWTATGWEESFAVYGTAGALECSNRLGKPRLRHLHRTFDFGGWGEGDETWYDAANPGNAHVRSVAHFVASVREGRPVICTGEDGRESVRLVLGGYESARSGLPVEL; encoded by the coding sequence ATGACCCAGGTTCTGAACGTCGGCATCATCGGGGCGGGGGCGATCTCGTCGCGGCACTACGAGGGCTACCGGCTGGCAGGGGCGAACGTGGTGGCCTTCGCCGATCCCAGCGAGGTGACGCGCACCGGGCGTGAGGGGGAGTGGCAGGCGCGGGGCTATGCGGACTTCGAGGCGATGTTGGAGCGCGAGGCCATCCAGGCGGTGAGCATCTGCACGCCGAACGCCTTCCACGCGCCCGCCGCGCTCGCCGCCCTGGGGCGGGGCATTCACGTCCTGTGCGAGAAGCCGCTCTCGCTCGACCTCGCCGCCTGCGACGCGATGATCGCGGCGGCGCGGGAGGCGGGGGTGGTGCTCCAGACGAACCACCACCTGCGCTCGAATCCGCTGGTGGAGACGGCCCGACGGCTGATCGACGAGGGGCGAATCGGGCGGGTGACCTTCATGCGGCTGCGGCAGGCGCACGACTGGGGCGGGGCGCCCGAGGTGCGGGGGGCCTTCGGCAGCCTCGCGGCGAGCGGGGGCGGCACCCTGCTCGACAACGGCTGCCACCTGATGGACCTCGCGCGCTACCTGGGGGGGGAAGTCCGCAGCATCTATGCCCGCATGAACACGCTGAAGTTCGACATCGAGGTCGAGGACACAGCCGTCGCCAACCTGGAGTTCGAGAGCGGGGCGCTGGCGAGCGTGGAGACGGCCTGGACGGCGACCGGGTGGGAGGAGAGCTTCGCGGTGTACGGCACGGCGGGGGCGCTGGAGTGCAGCAACCGGCTGGGCAAGCCCCGGCTGCGCCACCTTCACCGCACCTTCGACTTCGGGGGCTGGGGCGAGGGCGACGAGACGTGGTACGACGCGGCGAACCCGGGGAACGCGCATGTGCGCAGCGTGGCGCACTTCGTCGCGTCGGTGCGGGAGGGCAGGCCCGTGATCTGCACCGGGGAGGACGGCCGCGAGAGCGTGCGGCTGGTGCTCGGCGGCTACGAGAGTGCGCGCAGCGGCCTGCCGGTGGAGCTGTAG
- the uraD gene encoding 2-oxo-4-hydroxy-4-carboxy-5-ureidoimidazoline decarboxylase encodes MNPSLTLADVNVLPLPDFVRTFGGVLEHSPRYAERVARERPFAGVEDLAAAFTAAVLADSPEQQLALIRAHPDLAGKAALAGEVTAESASEQASAGLDRLSPDEYAEFHRVNQAYHAKFDMPYIVCVRENTKASILAGAAARLEHTPEQERETALREIGRIARLRVLDLVRQDSQGVER; translated from the coding sequence TTGAACCCTTCCCTGACCCTCGCCGACGTGAACGTCCTCCCGCTGCCCGACTTCGTGCGGACCTTCGGCGGAGTGCTGGAACACAGCCCGCGCTACGCCGAGCGGGTGGCCCGCGAACGCCCCTTCGCCGGGGTGGAGGACCTCGCCGCCGCCTTCACCGCCGCCGTGCTCGCCGACTCGCCGGAGCAGCAGCTCGCCCTGATCCGGGCGCACCCCGACCTCGCCGGGAAGGCGGCGCTGGCGGGGGAGGTCACCGCCGAATCCGCCTCCGAGCAGGCCTCCGCCGGGCTCGACCGCCTGAGCCCCGACGAGTACGCCGAGTTCCACCGGGTCAACCAGGCCTACCACGCGAAGTTCGACATGCCCTACATCGTGTGCGTGCGGGAGAACACCAAGGCCAGCATCCTCGCGGGGGCCGCCGCGCGCCTCGAACACACCCCGGAGCAGGAGCGGGAGACCGCCCTGAGGGAAATCGGCAGGATCGCCCGGTTACGGGTCCTCGACCTGGTGCGCCAGGATTCACAGGGAGTGGAAAGATGA